The following proteins are co-located in the Megalobrama amblycephala isolate DHTTF-2021 linkage group LG12, ASM1881202v1, whole genome shotgun sequence genome:
- the ptger4a gene encoding prostaglandin E receptor 4 (subtype EP4) a, translated as MESQLNMDTNSSATRRMEPRIPTIPAIMFIFGVISNLIAIVVLCKSRREQKETTFYTLVCGLAVTDLLGTVLASPVTIATYVKGAWPDGDPLCQYFGFVLLFFSLAGLSIICAMSIERYIAINHAYLYNDYADKKLAGVTLLAIYASNILFCALPSVGFGEVKMQYPQTWCFIDWRTNVSAHAAFSYMYAGCSSLLILVTVICNVLVCGALIRMHRRFVRRTSLGTDPGRASDPGRTRSFGRLAGAEIQMVILLIATSAVVLICSIPLVVQVFLNQLYKTPVEKRLDRNPDLLAIRFASTNPILDPWIYILLRKAVLSKLIENIKCLFCKLESQRAQGPGSFMDGAQVSSIISRDSPSAVSGELKEVTSTSLTVLYPPEAPDTCQSNPCLSEASSESPDRNSLDGRSKEQSLQMTITNETLQEKSI; from the exons ATGGAATCCCAGCTGAACATGGACACGAACAGCAGCGCGACGCGCAGGATGGAGCCCAGGATCCCCACCATTCCCGCGatcatgttcatttttggggtcATCAGTAACCTGATCGCCATCGTCGTGCTCTGCAAGTCCAGGCGGGAGCAGAAGGAGACCACCTTCTACACGCTGGTCTGCGGGCTGGCGGTCACGGATCTTCTGGGCACCGTCCTCGCCAGTCCGGTGACCATCGCCACCTACGTCAAGGGCGCGTGGCCCGATGGAGACCCGCTGTGCCAGTACTTCGGATTCGTCCTGCTCTTCTTCTCCCTGGCAGGACTGAGCATCATCTGTGCCATGTCCATCGAGAGATACATCGCCATCAACCACGCGTATCTATACAACGATTACGCGGACAAGAAACTCGCGGGAGTGACGCTGCTCGCCATTTACGCGTCCAACATCCTGTTCTGCGCGCTCCCGAGCGTGGGCTTCGGAGAGGTGAAGATGCAGTACCCTCAAACCTGGTGCTTCATCGACTGGAGGACCAATGTCAGCGCGCACGCCGCCTTCTCGTACATGTACGCGGGCTGCAGCTCGCTGCTGATCCTGGTGACGGTCATCTGTAACGTGCTGGTGTGCGGCGCGCTCATCCGGATGCACCGCAGGTTCGTCCGGCGCACGTCTCTCGGCACTGACCCGGGCAGAGCGTCTGATCCCGGCAGGACCCGCAGCTTCGGCCGCCTGGCTGGCGCTGAGATCCAGATGGTCATTCTGCTCATCGCCACCTCCGCGGTCGTGCTCATTTGCTCCATTCCGCTCGTT GTCCAGGTGTTTCTCAACCAGCTTTATAAGACGCCAGTGGAGAAGAGGCTGGACAGAAACCCAGATCTGCTGGCAATCCGCTTTGCCTCCACCAACCCCATTCTGGACCCCTGGATCTACATCCTCCTGCGTAAAGCGGTGCTCTCCAAACTCATCGAGAACATCAAGTGTCTCTTCTGCAAGCTGGAGTCTCAGAGAGCGCAGGGACCGGGCAGCTTCATGGACGGAGCGCAGGTCTCCTCCATCATCTCCAGAGACTCTCCGTCCGCCGTGTCTGGAGAACTGAAGGAGGTCACGAGCACCTCGCTGACGGTTCTGTATCCGCCTGAAGCCCCGGACACCTGTCAGTCAAACCCGTGCTTATCTGAAGCTTCTTCTGAATCGCCCGATCGGAACAGTTTAGACGGTCGGTCAAAAGAGCAGAGCTTACAAATGACTATAACCAATGAGACCCTTCAAGAGAAGAGCATTTAA